In the genome of Entelurus aequoreus isolate RoL-2023_Sb linkage group LG08, RoL_Eaeq_v1.1, whole genome shotgun sequence, one region contains:
- the LOC133655774 gene encoding 5'(3')-deoxyribonucleotidase, mitochondrial-like, whose protein sequence is MLSPSTSRLLLGKGLALLRDSFHSPTGKRLRVLVDMDGVLADFEGGFLSKYRARYPDEPYISLEDRRGFWVSTQYGRLRSDLSEKAIGIWESKDFFIDLEPLPGGIEALKQMSNMDNTDVFICTSPIKHFKHCPYEKYAWVEKHLGHEFLEQVILTRDKTVVSGDILIDDKPDILGVEPKPTWDHVLFTACHNKHLSVSPPQRRLQSWSDDWQAILEGKRK, encoded by the exons ATGTTGTCGCCGAGCACAAGCCGCCTGCTCCTGGGAAAAGGACTCGCGTTACTCCGTGACTCCTTCCACTCGCCTACTGGTAAGAGACTGCGGGTGTTGGTTGACATGGACGGCGTCCTGGCCGACTTTGAGGGCGGGTTCTTGAGTAAATACCGGGCGAGGTATCCGGATGAGCCCTACATCTCCCTGGAGGACAGGAGAGGGTTCTGGGTGTCCACCCAGTATGGAAGACTCAGGAGTGATCTTTCT GAGAAAGCCATCGGTATATGGGAGTCCAAGGACTTCTTTATAGACCTGGAGCCCCTCCCAGGCGGCATTGAAGCACTGAAGCAGATGTCCAACATGGACAA TACAGACGTCTTTATCTGCACCAGCCCTATCAAGCATTTCAAGCACTGCCCTTATGAAAAG TATGCGTGGGTTGAAAAGCATTTGGGACATGAATTCCTGGAGCAGGTTATCCTGACCAGAGACAAGACGGTGGTCAGCGGAGACATCCTTATAGACGATAAGCCTGACATTTTAG GTGTGGAACCCAAACCCACGTGGGATCACGTTTTGTTCACCGCCTGTCACAACAAGCACCTTTCTGTCAGTCCTCCGCAGAGGCGCCTTCAGTCGTGGTCTGATGACTGGCAGGCCATCCTGGAGGGCAAAAGGAAGTGA